From Musa acuminata AAA Group cultivar baxijiao chromosome BXJ3-8, Cavendish_Baxijiao_AAA, whole genome shotgun sequence, one genomic window encodes:
- the LOC135586774 gene encoding O-fucosyltransferase 1-like, which yields MRRGGGVWSRRNGGPRQLKQGLKGMPRRLSISIAVIVLIICFLSLLSIRFTRPSSSVQNYDTNKLWKPADSDGWRSSSAPRSYWPPPPNESNGYLRVRCNGGLNQQRSAICNAVVAARIMNATLVLPELDTNSFWHDESGFAGIYDAEHFIGSLRYDIHIVQSLPVISVNGKRKKIRSFQIHPPRDAPLSWYTTTALKKMREHGSVYLTPFSHRLAEEIDDPELQRLRCRVNYHALRFKPHIMKISSEIVNRLRSEGHFMSIHLRFEMDMLAFAGCLDIFTPEEQKILIKYRKKNFAEKELVYRERRLIGKCPLTPEEVGLVLQAMGFNNSARIYLAAGELFGGERFIKPFRAMFPHLENHSTVGPSEKLEGNARGLVGSAVDYMVSLLSDIFIPTYDGPSNFANNLMGHRLYYGFRTTIQPNRKALAPIFMDREKGHADGFEERIRQVMFNSKFGRPHKRVHPESFYTNSWPECFCLMAPANPADKCPPHNILEILHGQLQSQRGNDSEPAMMSYRIDSSASQEEVQYGS from the exons ATGAGGAG AGGAGGCGGTGTATGGAGCCGGAGAAATGGCGGACCAAGGCAACTGAAGCAAGGGCTGAAGGGGATGCCTCGGAGGCTATCGATCTCCATCGCCGTGATCGTGCTCATCATCTGCTTTCTATCCCTATTGTCTATCCGCTTCACACGCCCTTCGAGTAGCGTGCAG AATTATGATACAAATAAGCTCTGGAAACCTGCTGATTCTGATGGTTGGAGATCATCATCTGCTCCAAGATCATACTGGCCTC CTCCCCCAAATGAGAGTAATGGCTATTTACGAGTTCGTTGCAATGGTGGTTTGAATCAGCAACGAAGTGCG ATATGTAATGCTGTTGTTGCTGCAAGGATTATGAATGCTACCCTCGTGTTGCCTGAGTTGGATACAAATTCTTTTTGGCATGATGAGAG TGGTTTTGCAGGTATCTACGATGCTGAGCATTTCATTGGATCATTAAGGTATGACATTCATATTGTGCAAAGCCTTCCTGTTATCTCTGTGAATGGGAAAAGGAAGAAGATAAGGTCTTTTCAG ATTCACCCTCCAAGAGATGCTCCTCTGAGCTGGTATACAACAACTGCTTTGAAAAAGATGAGGGAACATGGTTCTGTTTACCTCACTCCATTCTCACATCGTTTAGCAGAGGAGATTGATGATCCTGAGCTCCAGCGGTTAAGATGCCGAGTAAATTATCATGCACTTCGATTCAAGCCACACATCATGAAAATAAGCAGCGAGATAGTCAATAGGCTGCGTTCGGAGGGCCATTTCATGTCTATACACCTTCGATTTGAGATGGATATGCTTGCATTTGCTGG GTGTCTTGATATATTTACTCCCGAAGAACAGAAAATCTTAATCAAATACCGGAAAAAAAATTTTGCAGAGAAGGAACTTGTTTATAGAGAGAGGAGGCTAATTGGGAAATGTCCTTTAACTCCAGAAGAa GTAGGCCTTGTCTTACAAGCTATGGGTTTCAACAACTCTGCTCGGATCTACCTGGCTGCTGGCGAGCTGTTCGGTGGTGAACGTTTCATTAAACCATTCAGGGCGATGTTTCCTCACCTTGAGAACCATAGCACGGTAGGACCATCTGAAAAACTCGAAGGAAATGCCCGAGGGCTGGTTGGTTCTGCTGTGGATTACATGGTAAGCCTACTATCAGATATTTTTATACCAACATATGATGGACCTAGCAATTTTGCAAATAATCTTATGGGGCACCGGCTATATTATGGCTTCCGAACAACAATCCAACCCAATCGAAAAGCTCTAGCTCCCATATTTATGGACAGAGAGAAAGGCCATGCAGATGGCTTCGAGGAGCGCATCAGGCAGGTCATGTTCAACTCTAAATTTGGCAGGCCACACAAGCGTGTGCATCCAGAATCTTTCTATACGAACTCATGGCCTGAGTGCTTCTGCCTGATGGCCCCTGCAAACCCTGCTGATAAATGCCCTCCTCATAACATCTTGGAAATTCTGCATGGTCAGCTGCAAAGCCAACGAGGCAATGATTCAGAACCTGCCATGATGTCCTACAGAATAGACAGTTCAGCCTCGCAAGAGGAGGTTCAATATGGATCGTAG
- the LOC135646188 gene encoding F-box/kelch-repeat protein At1g67480-like, with translation MPSLAMPGLVGARKRFVDSEVHRNVPVQTNLATQKVSVGFTLQPPQYLCHPVIPGLPDDVAKFCLVLVPRSDLPVMGAVCKRWRSFIKSKEFLGIRKEAGKLEEWVYILTGDAQGRENHWEVLVGPGDKSMVLPPMPGPVKAGFGVVVIDANLFIIAGYSVDIGKECVSDDAYQYDSRVNRWSTLAKMNVARRDFACSELDGVVYAVGGFDSNGDSLSSVEVYDPDRNKWTLIESLRCPRWGCFACGFEGKLYVMGGRSSFTIGNSRFVDVYNTEHHSWCEMKNGCVMVTAHAMLNKKLFCIEWKNQRKLAIFNPADNSWQKVPVPVTGSSTIAFRLGIFEGKLLLFSLKEVPGYRTLLYDPDAPVGSEWKTTSLKPSGLCLCSVTIKA, from the exons ATGCCCAGTTTAGCGATGCCTGGTCTTGTTGGTGCCAGGAAAAGGTTTGTTGATTCGGAAGTGCATCGGAATGTTCCAGTTCAAACTAACCTGGCAACTCAGAAAGTTTCAGTTGGGTTCACCCTGCAACCACCCCAGTATTTATGCCACCCTGTTATTCCTGGGTTACCTGATGATGTGGCTAAGTTCTGTCTTGTCCTTGTGCCTCGGAGTGACCTCCCTGTTATGGGTGCTGTTTGCAAGAGATGGAGGTCATTCATTAAAAGTAAGGAGTTCCTGGGTATAAGAAAGGAGGCTGGAAAGCTTGAGGAGTGGGTGTATATCTTAACTGGTGATGCCCAAGGAAGGGAGAACCATTGGGAAGTCTTAGTTGGCCCAGGGGATAAAAgcatggtgcttcctccaatgccTGGTCCTGTTAAAGCTGGGTTTGGAGTTGTTGTTATTGATGCCAACCTTTTTATCATTGCTGGCTACTCGGTTGACATCGGAAAAGAGTGTGTTTCAGATGATGCTTATCAGTATGATTCTCGGGTTAATAG ATGGAGCACATTAGCCAAGATGAACGTTGCTCGCCGTGACTTTGCCTGTTCTGAGCTTGATGGTGTTGTATACGCTGTGGGGGGGTTTGATTCTAATGGTGACAGCTTATCGAGTGTTGAAGTTTATGACCCAGACAGAAACAAGTGGACCTTAATCGAAAGCCTTCGCTGCCCAAGGTGGGGTTGCTTTGCTTGCGGCTTTGAAGGTAAGCTCTATGTCATGGGTGGGCGTTCTAGCTTCACAATTGGCAATTCCAGGTTTGTGGATGTGTACAATACGGAGCACCACTCATGGTGCGAAATGAAAAATGGCTGTGTTATGGTCACTGCACATGCTATGCTGAACAAAAAGCTTTTCTGTATTGAGTGGAAGAATCAGCGGAAGTTGGCAATATTTAATCCAGCTGACAACTCATGGCAAAAGGTCCCTGTGCCTGTTACAGGGAGCTCGACCATAGCATTCCGCTTGGGAATATTTGAAGGCAAGCTGTTGCTTTTCTCACTCAAGGAGGTGCCTGGGTACCGGACACTGCTGTATGATCCTGATGCTCCGGTAGGATCTGAATGGAAAACAACTTCGCTTAAGCCTTCTGGGTTGTGTTTGTGCAGCGTGACGATCAAAGCATGA
- the LOC135645113 gene encoding signal peptidase complex subunit 1-like: MDWQGQKRAEILMQIMLVVSAVAAFGVGYTIGSFRTMMLAYAGGVVLTTLITVPNWPFFNRHPLKWLDPSEAERHPKPQVNSAAASSKKKAAKHK, encoded by the coding sequence ATGGACTGGCAAGGGCAGAAGCGCGCGGAGATTCTGATGCAGATCATGCTCGTCGTGTCGGCGGTCGCTGCTTTCGGCGTCGGATACACCATCGGCTCCTTTCGGACGATGATGCTTGCATACGCCGGTGGAGTCGTGCTTACTACGCTGATCACTGTGCCCAACTGGCCCTTCTTCAATCGCCACCCCTTGAAGTGGTTGGATCCGAGCGAAGCGGAGCGTCATCCGAAGCCACAGGTGAACTCTGCTGCCGCTTCTTCCAAGAAGAAAGCAGCAAAGCACAAGTAG